A single region of the Thermodesulfobacteriota bacterium genome encodes:
- the gmhB gene encoding D-glycero-beta-D-manno-heptose 1,7-bisphosphate 7-phosphatase, protein MSIASQKLDKVVFLDRDGVINVDRSDYIKNWSEFKFIPRSIEAIKTLTVKGFNIVVITNQSVINRRMVSQQGLDYIHTMMKNEIRAGGGLINDIFFCPHLPEDNCDCRKPKPGLIFQAQYDYSIELKDAVMVGDSAKDIECARNAGCGQAVLVKTGNGAEAEKALVKKKIYPDHVAQDLYEAVQWIVDPKVTKVNE, encoded by the coding sequence ATGAGTATTGCCAGCCAAAAACTTGATAAGGTGGTGTTCCTGGACAGGGACGGGGTAATTAATGTTGACCGTTCGGATTATATCAAAAACTGGTCGGAGTTCAAATTTATTCCACGAAGCATTGAAGCCATAAAAACGCTGACCGTAAAAGGATTTAATATAGTCGTAATTACAAACCAGTCGGTGATAAATCGCCGCATGGTATCCCAACAGGGTCTTGATTATATCCATACCATGATGAAAAACGAGATAAGAGCCGGCGGTGGATTGATTAATGACATTTTTTTCTGCCCCCACCTGCCCGAGGACAATTGTGACTGCCGCAAACCCAAACCAGGACTGATTTTTCAGGCTCAATATGATTACAGCATAGAGCTTAAAGATGCGGTAATGGTGGGAGACAGTGCAAAGGATATCGAGTGCGCCCGCAATGCCGGATGTGGCCAGGCTGTCCTGGTTAAAACCGGAAACGGCGCTGAAGCGGAAAAGGCTCTGGTAAAAAAGAAAATTTACCCGGATCATGTGGCTCAGGATCTTTATGAAGCGGTTCAATGGATCGTCGACCCAAAAGTGACTAAAGTTAATGAATAG